ATACaaatatttgcaatatattttgCTCATACTGTACGTTAATTCCTAAATGTTTTACTTTGAAACAGTGACCCTCAAGCCCTAAATGATTTTCTTCATGGGACAAATGAGGTATGAGATGAAACTTACATTACTGCATGTTTTTCGACATTAATGACTACCTGTTACACTGCTTTCTTTAAAACTTGTTTCAGCTGTGGTAATTTTGGAACCTTTGCACACTTAAAAGGTCATATGTATAGAGATCTTACACGGATAACTATTAAGAACAGaagaaaatcttgtttttttgtatacATATTTGTGTACAAATACACATTCTATAAAATTACCTCATGTCACTAACTGTCCCTCCTCCCTTCTGTTCAAACAGCTGCCAAGTGGAGACTTACTCATTAATTCATCCTCTGGAGAGCCATCCCTCTTTACAGACACTCCAGTAAGTCTAGACCTCTCTCCCCATGGAAGAGGGAGCATTTAGATTTGTTTCATCTGGGACCTCCCAGAacatgtctatctgtctgtctaacaAAGCCTACTTCTTTAGAATCAAAAGAATGAATTTTCAGTTCTaagctttaaaataatgttttgcatTAGTTTAACAGTTTAACAAACTTTAACATAAGTATTGCGACCCTTCTGCAGAGCCCTGCGTCTCTGTTAGGAGATGATGCTAGTTCTCAGGACACTCCTGTCTCTGGCTGTGTGGATCTCTCCTTTCTGGAGGAGGCACTGCTGGCATCACCAGCATCATCACTAGGAAGCGGAGGTCCTGAGGCGCAAGAAGATCCCAACGTCCAACTAGTGGAACAGCAGAAAGAGTCAGAAGAGATCTGTGACATTCTCCAGCAGAGCCTTCAAGAGGCAGACATCACAGAAGACACACTAGCATTAGAGGCAGGACTTGCCCAAACGGCAGAAACTCTCCAGCTTGACTTGTCTGATGTACCACTTCCTTTGCCTGCAACACCGTATTTTTCCAAGCCATTGACCATTCCTGGCTTGATCTCTTTACCAAAGGACACTCAAACAGCAGTTGAGCCTCCTCAGCCATCTTTGTTAGCTGTCGGCCCAGGCTGCCCCTCACTCAAACCTCCAGGAACCCAGTTAATGAGTCTACTTCCTGGGAATGTCTTCCCCACACCTCCACTCGAGGCATCCTTTTCTATTAATTCAGCACAAAGCACCAGCATGATTATCCAGAAGACCCTACCAAGCCTCACAAGCCGCCAGATGTTGGCCTCCACCATTAGAACGATTACCCCATCAGGGGTCATGTTACAAAAAACTCCTCTACCCATTCAGCCTAAGTTACCAGTAAGCATCCAGCCCAGGCTCGTACAGATTAGTCCCAGGCCATCAGGACAGAAACCATTGCCAGGATTTGCCTTCATCTCAACAAACACGTCGCAGAGTGTCTTGTTATCCCCTTCTGTTGGCTCAAAGCAGTCCTTACAAGCACAGTCTGCACCAAGTGTCAGCAAACCTGTTCTGGTTGGTCAGGGAGGCCCCATTGTCATTCAGCCCCAGGATCCTTTTCAGGGCCAGAGACAATTCTTTCTGCCGAGTCACACACCTGCAACTATGTCCCAGTCTACCAGCATTCCAAGGTGTATTCTTAGTACCCCAAGCAATCAGGTGTCTAATAAACCCAATGTTGACAGTTCTCATATTGTGACTGTACGCCCAAGGCAAATCAACTTCAGCCCTATTTTTGCCTCCCCGACTGGACAGCTCACCCTAAAACAAGGGGCTCTTCTGTCAGGGTCCTTACCAATTCGTTCAACACCTCCTACAGTCTTCCAGATGCCAACACAGCTAACAGGGACCTATGCACCTCAAGTGCAGGGGCAGCATGATGCGGTAGTTCAAAACACTGGTGGAAACCAGATCACATTGATTAATAATGCCAATATGCTCATTCCTGATATGACCAACATACCAATAGTTAATGGTCAGTCATTGATACAAAGTGTGCCTTTGGTGCCTCAAGCCCAAAGTGCTCTAATAGGGAAAAATGAGGAAAAGATGAGTCTTACCCAGAATTCAGTGGTTCTTATGCCTGAGAGAACAACAGAAGATCAACAGGAGAAAGTCAACAAACCATTTCAAGTGAGTTCATTTCTGTCACTTTTTGATGTAACATTCAATTTTGAAagcactgttttattttataacagatTTGTTGCTTAATACATTtgatcactgtttttattcacttCAGGAGAGCAGATTGCTGCCTCCAGCTTCAGCGGAAGCAGAGATTCACGCTCTGCCCTCTCCTGTATCAACTCTACTACAGTCACCACCAGATATTAGTTGTACCCCTGAGACAGTTTTGTCATTATCCCCCCAGCTGATTACCCAGAAAGGAGAGCAACAGTTT
Above is a genomic segment from Labeo rohita strain BAU-BD-2019 chromosome 17, IGBB_LRoh.1.0, whole genome shotgun sequence containing:
- the si:ch211-168d23.3 gene encoding BRD4-interacting chromatin-remodeling complex-associated protein isoform X4, with the translated sequence MEDEDGTCLLDVLCDPQALNDFLHGTNELPSGDLLINSSSGEPSLFTDTPSPASLLGDDASSQDTPVSGCVDLSFLEEALLASPASSLGSGGPEAQEDPNVQLVEQQKESEEICDILQQSLQEADITEDTLALEAGLAQTAETLQLDLSDVPLPLPATPYFSKPLTIPGLISLPKDTQTAVEPPQPSLLAVGPGCPSLKPPGTQLMSLLPGNVFPTPPLEASFSINSAQSTSMIIQKTLPSLTSRQMLASTIRTITPSGVMLQKTPLPIQPKLPVSIQPRLVQISPRPSGQKPLPGFAFISTNTSQSVLLSPSVGSKQSLQAQSAPSVSKPVLVGQGGPIVIQPQDPFQGQRQFFLPSHTPATMSQSTSIPRCILSTPSNQVSNKPNVDSSHIVTVRPRQINFSPIFASPTGQLTLKQGALLSGSLPIRSTPPTVFQMPTQLTGTYAPQVQGQHDAVVQNTGGNQITLINNANMLIPDMTNIPIVNGQSLIQSVPLVPQAQSALIGKNEEKMSLTQNSVVLMPERTTEDQQEKVNKPFQESRLLPPASAEAEIHALPSPVSTLLQSPPDISCTPETVLSLSPQLITQKGEQQFSEGEHNPLHHNQALVHSHEEYPLKPTATQDSLAATLLVQMDNHISSAVNEAEDSLTSLTAPETFSSLCESEEILMSAYHGSGHNDILLQSPIDQCSVKTTDTYSMKGSTPLDSDQKDSSVLITLGADPKCQEGPVMSKSPSSEKLLMYPEQLGQSHVLTDLSRTSESTAHEYKQLYSEHDTELTVPRNSGIISLDQNELQEKVYLGPRLLAQDKETYSALQKNQTPTSIVDPKEEKLRLAKKQHRFKQQLFLDHSAVLNPNTSAPFVSVEDALRHLLPYHTCARALPSQDDFISVDKQFECVSIVLLERIKDMLNKSRKLLLAESQQESPSAEMVMLERLFLQSERVSLAEDRRRARRDPAQELIVSPEWPCRLSSVSTIMDLAIR